Proteins encoded together in one Variovorax paradoxus window:
- a CDS encoding LysR family transcriptional regulator: MAKNASDEVSLQQLRALAAVAETGSFTLAAETLQLTQPAISHLVKRMEEELGQPLVVRGRRIQLTSAGQVMVETAVRALRLIDESVDACRSQSQLREGRVVLAVGHLTAGALLPPMLGRFSQKHPTLATTLLDSTAEQMISRLLSQEADLGFGSDIGQKHSELATEPLFTERMALFVREDHPLAQRVVVDARHLEALPFIHVNPDANVWRSVSRQLSSMANVYPHVVHHVSMLSTAFGLIQAGAGVALLPRYVEVLMPGNLRAVAVTRPTLEYPVVAVRLAKHPLSPAALAFLAMARQYMKPPRAGKP; this comes from the coding sequence ATGGCAAAGAACGCCTCGGATGAGGTTTCGCTGCAGCAATTGCGGGCGTTGGCTGCAGTGGCCGAAACGGGCAGCTTTACCCTCGCGGCGGAAACCCTGCAGCTGACGCAGCCCGCAATCAGCCACCTGGTCAAGCGCATGGAAGAAGAACTCGGCCAACCGTTGGTGGTGCGGGGCCGCCGCATCCAGCTGACGAGCGCCGGCCAGGTGATGGTCGAAACCGCGGTGCGCGCGCTGCGGCTCATTGATGAGTCGGTAGACGCCTGCCGTTCGCAGTCGCAGTTGCGCGAAGGCCGCGTGGTGCTGGCGGTGGGCCACCTCACGGCCGGTGCCCTGCTGCCGCCGATGCTCGGCCGCTTTTCGCAGAAGCACCCCACACTGGCGACCACGCTGCTCGACAGCACCGCGGAGCAGATGATTTCGCGCCTCCTCTCGCAGGAGGCCGACCTGGGCTTCGGCTCGGACATCGGGCAGAAGCACTCGGAGTTGGCCACCGAGCCGCTGTTTACGGAGCGCATGGCGCTTTTCGTGCGCGAGGACCATCCGCTGGCGCAGCGTGTGGTGGTCGACGCCAGGCACCTGGAGGCGCTGCCTTTCATCCACGTCAACCCGGACGCGAATGTGTGGCGCTCGGTGAGCCGCCAGCTGTCGAGCATGGCAAATGTGTACCCGCACGTGGTTCATCACGTATCGATGCTGTCGACGGCATTCGGCCTGATCCAGGCAGGTGCCGGAGTGGCGCTGCTGCCGCGCTATGTCGAAGTGTTGATGCCTGGAAACCTGCGTGCAGTGGCAGTCACGCGCCCCACGCTCGAATACCCGGTGGTCGCGGTACGACTGGCCAAGCACCCACTCAGCCCCGCCGCGCTGGCCTTCCTGGCCATGGCTCGGCAGTACATGAAACCACCGAGGGCTGGCAAGCCGTAG
- a CDS encoding GspE/PulE family protein, whose protein sequence is MSAVPAASASKPSHPPHEGPLDLRRLIEWLAADGVISPVEAKRTIARCAQAESRQAPLVRLANVAMTRESDGKPLDLEMLTQWLAGRAGLGYLRIDPLKVDVGKVADTMSAAYAERHKVLPVQVLPTEVVVATAEPFLTDWIAEVERQARRTVRRVVANPTDIQRYTAEFFALAKSVRAAQKAGGNTGGASFEQLVELGKSTKQLDANDQSVVQVVDWLWQYAFDQRASDIHLEPRREQGVIRFRIDGILHPAYQMPMGVMNAMVSRIKLLGRMDVVEKRRPLDGRIKTRNMRGDEVEMRLSTLPTAFGEKMVMRIFDPDTAVKDLDALGFSQHDAHRWEQLVTRPNGIILVTGPTGSGKTTTLYSTLKRVATEEVNVSTVEDPIEMIEPSFNQTQVQPQLDFGFTEGLRALMRQDPDIIMVGEIRDLATAEMAVQAALTGHLVFSTLHTNDAPSAITRLMELGVPSYLINAVMLGVLAQRLVRTLCPNCKQPDDTVTREKLETIVKPWQITGSVRAYKPVGCVDCRMTGYMGRMGLYELLSISEDFKAQVNKEPNLAGLRRQAVIDGMRPLRLAGALRVAEGVTTIEEVLSATPPLE, encoded by the coding sequence ATGAGCGCTGTTCCCGCTGCTTCCGCATCCAAACCTTCGCATCCTCCCCACGAAGGCCCGCTCGACCTTCGCCGCTTGATCGAATGGCTCGCCGCCGACGGCGTGATCTCGCCGGTGGAAGCCAAGCGCACCATTGCGCGCTGCGCCCAGGCCGAGAGCCGGCAGGCGCCGCTGGTGCGCCTTGCCAACGTGGCCATGACGCGCGAGAGCGACGGCAAGCCGCTCGATCTTGAAATGCTCACGCAGTGGCTCGCCGGCCGTGCGGGGCTCGGCTACCTGCGCATCGATCCGCTCAAGGTCGACGTGGGCAAGGTGGCCGACACCATGAGCGCGGCCTATGCCGAGCGCCACAAGGTGCTGCCTGTGCAAGTGCTCCCCACCGAGGTGGTGGTGGCCACGGCCGAGCCGTTTCTCACCGACTGGATCGCCGAGGTGGAGCGCCAGGCGCGCCGCACGGTGCGCCGCGTGGTGGCCAACCCGACGGACATCCAGCGCTACACGGCCGAGTTCTTCGCGCTTGCCAAGTCGGTGCGCGCGGCGCAGAAGGCGGGGGGCAACACCGGCGGCGCGAGCTTCGAGCAGCTGGTGGAGCTGGGCAAGAGCACCAAGCAGCTCGACGCCAACGACCAGAGCGTGGTCCAGGTGGTCGACTGGCTCTGGCAATACGCCTTCGACCAGCGCGCGAGCGACATCCACCTGGAGCCGCGCCGGGAACAAGGGGTGATCCGCTTCCGCATCGACGGCATCCTGCATCCCGCATACCAGATGCCCATGGGCGTGATGAACGCGATGGTGTCGCGCATCAAGCTGCTGGGCCGCATGGACGTGGTCGAAAAGCGCCGCCCGCTGGACGGCCGCATCAAGACCCGCAACATGCGCGGCGACGAAGTCGAAATGCGGCTGTCCACCTTGCCGACTGCTTTCGGCGAGAAGATGGTGATGCGGATCTTTGACCCCGACACCGCGGTGAAAGATCTCGACGCGCTCGGCTTCTCCCAGCACGACGCGCACCGCTGGGAGCAACTGGTCACGCGCCCCAACGGCATCATTCTGGTGACCGGGCCCACGGGCTCGGGCAAGACCACCACGCTGTACTCCACGCTCAAGCGTGTTGCAACCGAAGAGGTCAACGTGAGCACGGTCGAAGACCCGATCGAAATGATCGAGCCTTCGTTCAACCAGACGCAGGTGCAGCCGCAGCTGGATTTCGGTTTTACCGAAGGCCTTCGCGCGCTGATGCGGCAAGACCCGGACATCATCATGGTCGGTGAAATCCGCGACCTTGCCACGGCCGAGATGGCGGTGCAGGCCGCGCTCACCGGCCACCTGGTGTTCAGCACGCTGCACACCAACGATGCGCCGAGCGCCATCACGCGGCTGATGGAGCTTGGCGTGCCTTCGTACCTCATCAATGCAGTGATGCTCGGCGTTCTGGCCCAGCGGCTGGTGCGCACGCTGTGCCCCAACTGCAAGCAGCCTGACGACACCGTCACGCGCGAGAAGCTCGAGACCATCGTCAAGCCGTGGCAGATCACCGGCTCCGTGCGTGCCTACAAACCCGTGGGCTGCGTCGATTGCCGCATGACGGGCTACATGGGCCGCATGGGGCTTTACGAGCTGCTGAGCATCAGCGAAGACTTCAAGGCCCAGGTCAACAAGGAGCCGAACCTCGCAGGGCTGCGCCGGCAGGCCGTGATCGACGGCATGCGCCCGCTGCGTCTGGCCGGCGCATTGCGCGTGGCCGAGGGCGTGACGACCATCGAAGAGGTGCTGAGCGCCACGCCGCCCCTGGAATGA
- a CDS encoding Bug family tripartite tricarboxylate transporter substrate binding protein, translating to MKRIQFLQGVAAALCLAASSTASFAQGYPTKPVRLVVPFPAGGATDLFARTLGQKMGDKLGAMLVIDNKPGAGGAIGSDLVAKAPADGYTLLLATTSTHSIGPAITSKLPYDTVRDFSPIAHVGDAPSIMLVPVNSPAKTVREWIDHAKKNPGKLNYASSGNGTIVQLTAELFKAQAGVFVTHIPYKGTALAIPDLISGKIDVLFDSLPTGMPHVRDGRLRALGVTTLKRSPLAPELPPIADTLPGYESNTWFGFYGPKGLPADIVARVNKAANEALADPEVKDKLSRLGIEPATAGTPEQFAKMVAADAAKWKKIVVDRKITNE from the coding sequence ATGAAACGAATTCAGTTCCTTCAAGGAGTTGCCGCGGCGCTTTGCCTGGCTGCATCGAGCACCGCCAGCTTCGCGCAGGGCTATCCCACCAAACCGGTGCGGCTCGTTGTGCCGTTTCCTGCGGGCGGCGCCACGGATCTATTTGCCCGCACGCTGGGCCAGAAGATGGGCGACAAGCTCGGCGCCATGCTGGTCATCGACAACAAGCCGGGTGCCGGCGGCGCCATCGGTTCCGACCTGGTGGCGAAGGCGCCGGCCGATGGCTACACCCTGCTGCTGGCCACCACCAGCACGCATTCGATCGGCCCGGCCATCACCAGCAAGCTGCCTTACGACACGGTGCGCGATTTTTCGCCCATCGCGCATGTGGGCGATGCACCCAGCATCATGCTGGTGCCGGTCAATTCGCCCGCGAAAACGGTGCGCGAATGGATCGACCATGCCAAGAAGAACCCGGGCAAGCTCAACTACGCTTCGAGCGGCAACGGCACCATCGTGCAGCTCACGGCAGAGCTCTTCAAGGCGCAGGCCGGCGTGTTCGTCACGCACATTCCCTACAAGGGCACGGCGCTTGCCATTCCCGACCTGATCAGCGGCAAGATCGACGTGCTGTTCGATTCGCTCCCTACCGGCATGCCGCACGTGCGCGACGGACGCTTGCGCGCGCTTGGCGTGACCACGCTGAAGCGCAGCCCGCTCGCGCCGGAGTTGCCGCCCATTGCCGACACGCTGCCGGGCTATGAGTCGAACACCTGGTTCGGCTTCTATGGGCCGAAGGGGCTGCCGGCGGACATCGTGGCGCGCGTCAACAAGGCCGCCAACGAAGCGCTGGCCGATCCCGAGGTGAAGGACAAGCTTTCGCGCCTGGGCATCGAACCTGCCACCGCCGGAACGCCCGAGCAGTTCGCGAAGATGGTGGCCGCCGATGCCGCCAAGTGGAAAAAAATCGTGGTCGACCGCAAGATCACCAACGAGTAA
- a CDS encoding DNA-deoxyinosine glycosylase, with protein MKPTNVPDTKGAVLTGLAPVVSPATVVLILGSFPGVRSLEQQQYYAHPQNQFWKILQAVWPRRPLPMGADSYPEKKKWLLARGLGVWDVYAACEREGSLDSAIRAPIANDIAGLHLPKLAAIAHNGGESFKHARHTRTLGVPVYQLPSTSPANASWSFERKLAAWREVFEAHQLT; from the coding sequence ATGAAACCAACCAACGTACCCGATACCAAGGGCGCGGTGCTCACAGGCCTTGCGCCCGTCGTGTCTCCTGCCACCGTCGTGCTGATTCTCGGAAGCTTCCCGGGCGTTCGCTCGCTCGAGCAGCAGCAGTACTATGCGCATCCGCAAAATCAGTTCTGGAAAATCTTGCAAGCCGTTTGGCCCCGACGCCCGCTGCCAATGGGCGCAGACAGCTATCCCGAAAAGAAGAAATGGCTGCTTGCGCGCGGGCTGGGCGTTTGGGACGTCTACGCCGCCTGTGAACGCGAAGGCAGCCTTGATTCGGCGATTCGCGCACCCATTGCCAACGACATTGCCGGGCTGCATCTGCCGAAGCTTGCGGCCATTGCCCACAACGGTGGCGAGAGCTTCAAGCATGCACGCCACACGCGCACCCTGGGGGTGCCCGTTTACCAGCTGCCTTCCACCAGCCCCGCCAACGCGTCGTGGAGCTTCGAGCGCAAGCTCGCAGCCTGGCGCGAGGTCTTCGAAGCCCACCAACTCACCTGA
- a CDS encoding gamma-glutamyltransferase family protein — MNFDFNNPYLSTRIPIFARNVVSTSHPLASQAGLRMLQQGGNAVDAAVATAAVMTLVEPVSNGLGSDAFCILWDGKELHGLNGSGPAPKAWTPEYFKAKYGADAATPPMRGIDSVTVPGAVRSWVALSDRFGKLPFADLMAPAIDIAERGYLVPPVVQGKWVAATSLLESQPGFAQSFLPWGRAPEIGELFRFPAAARALKAIARTKGEAYYSGEIAEALARFSKEQGGALTVSDLSAYQPEWVKPISRDYRGHTLHEIPPNGQGIAALIALGILEKFDIASLPVDSVASQHLQIEAMKLAFADVYRYVSEPSSMTVTPAQMLDDAYLASRARLIDVNKAQDFKAGNPVKGGTIYLTAADESGMMVSFIQSNYMGFGSGCVEPEFGISLQNRGHGFSLKAESPNVVAPGKRPFHTIIPAFLTKDGQPVMSFGVMGGNMQPQGHMQTLVRMLDYKQNPQAACDAPRWRFNAGLEINVEAAMNPNTVQGLRDLGHKLDVINDSYQDFGAGQFIWRAGDPSVEGYVAASDPRRDGVAAGY, encoded by the coding sequence ATGAACTTCGATTTCAACAATCCCTATCTCTCCACCCGTATCCCGATCTTCGCGCGCAATGTGGTGTCGACCTCGCACCCGCTGGCGTCGCAAGCCGGGCTGCGCATGCTCCAGCAAGGCGGCAACGCCGTGGATGCGGCCGTTGCCACGGCGGCCGTGATGACGCTGGTCGAGCCGGTGAGCAACGGCCTCGGCAGCGACGCGTTCTGCATCTTGTGGGACGGCAAGGAACTGCATGGCCTGAACGGCTCCGGTCCTGCGCCCAAGGCCTGGACGCCTGAATACTTCAAGGCCAAGTACGGCGCCGATGCCGCCACGCCCCCCATGCGCGGTATCGATTCGGTCACGGTGCCGGGCGCCGTGCGCAGCTGGGTGGCGCTGAGCGACCGCTTCGGCAAGCTGCCCTTCGCCGACCTGATGGCGCCGGCCATCGACATTGCCGAGCGCGGCTACCTTGTGCCGCCGGTGGTGCAGGGCAAGTGGGTCGCGGCCACCTCGCTGCTCGAGTCGCAGCCGGGCTTTGCGCAGAGTTTCCTGCCTTGGGGCCGCGCCCCCGAGATCGGTGAACTGTTTCGTTTTCCGGCCGCCGCGCGCGCGCTCAAGGCCATTGCCCGCACCAAGGGCGAGGCCTACTACAGCGGCGAGATCGCCGAAGCGCTCGCCAGGTTTTCGAAGGAGCAGGGCGGCGCGCTCACCGTGTCCGACCTCTCGGCCTATCAGCCGGAGTGGGTCAAGCCGATTTCGCGCGACTACCGCGGCCACACGCTGCACGAGATTCCGCCCAATGGCCAGGGCATTGCAGCGCTGATCGCGCTCGGCATTCTCGAAAAGTTCGACATCGCTTCGCTGCCGGTCGACTCGGTCGCTTCGCAGCATTTGCAGATCGAGGCCATGAAGCTGGCCTTTGCCGACGTGTACCGTTACGTGTCGGAGCCATCGTCGATGACGGTGACCCCCGCGCAAATGCTCGATGACGCCTACCTCGCATCGCGTGCGAGACTTATCGACGTGAACAAGGCGCAGGACTTCAAGGCCGGCAACCCAGTGAAGGGCGGCACCATCTATCTCACGGCTGCTGACGAGAGCGGCATGATGGTGAGCTTCATCCAGAGCAACTACATGGGCTTCGGCTCGGGTTGCGTGGAGCCCGAGTTCGGCATCAGCCTGCAGAACCGCGGCCACGGCTTCAGCCTCAAGGCCGAAAGCCCGAATGTCGTCGCCCCGGGCAAGCGGCCCTTCCACACCATCATTCCGGCCTTCCTTACCAAGGACGGCCAGCCGGTCATGAGCTTTGGCGTGATGGGCGGCAACATGCAGCCCCAGGGCCATATGCAAACGCTGGTGCGCATGCTCGACTACAAGCAGAACCCGCAGGCCGCGTGCGATGCGCCGCGCTGGCGCTTCAACGCGGGGCTCGAGATCAACGTCGAGGCGGCAATGAACCCGAACACCGTGCAGGGCCTGCGCGACCTCGGCCACAAACTGGACGTGATCAACGATTCCTACCAGGACTTCGGCGCCGGCCAGTTCATCTGGCGCGCGGGCGATCCGTCGGTCGAAGGCTATGTGGCCGCCAGCGATCCGCGCCGCGATGGCGTGGCTGCAGGCTATTGA
- a CDS encoding tripartite tricarboxylate transporter TctB family protein: MKIKSQKDFFSGLMFTVVGVAFAWGATTYSVGSGARMGPGYFPLMLGVLMAVIGLGIMFSGLTVETTDGEKIGKWAWKQVVFILGANIAFGILLGGLPSLGVPAMGMIIAIYALVIIASLAGHEFKLPTVLILATVLAIGSYIAFIWALKLQIQVWPTFITG, from the coding sequence GTGAAGATCAAGAGTCAGAAAGACTTTTTCTCGGGCCTGATGTTTACGGTCGTGGGCGTGGCGTTCGCATGGGGCGCCACCACCTACAGCGTAGGCAGCGGCGCCCGCATGGGGCCGGGTTACTTCCCGTTGATGCTGGGCGTCCTGATGGCCGTCATCGGCCTGGGGATCATGTTCAGCGGCCTGACCGTTGAAACCACCGACGGCGAGAAGATCGGCAAGTGGGCCTGGAAGCAGGTGGTGTTCATTCTGGGCGCCAACATTGCCTTCGGCATCTTGCTCGGCGGCCTGCCGAGCCTTGGCGTACCGGCCATGGGAATGATCATCGCGATCTACGCGCTCGTGATCATCGCAAGCCTGGCGGGCCACGAGTTCAAGCTGCCTACCGTGCTGATCCTGGCCACCGTGCTGGCCATTGGCAGCTATATCGCGTTCATCTGGGCTCTCAAGCTGCAGATCCAGGTCTGGCCGACCTTCATCACCGGTTGA
- a CDS encoding spermidine synthase — protein sequence MATSKTPVLPEVNFSDWGDIRYLHLGTEWVQGSMKIDAPFEIELEYVQRMMAWLLFADPKSVASRHAMQLGLGAATLTKFSRKTLRMRTSAVELNPQVVSACRGWFKLPADDPKLRVVIADAALEIRKPEWHGTVDALQVDLYDHEAAAPVLDSEDFYADCRALLTEDGCMTVNLFGRSSSYERSLEKIAGAFGADAVWAFKPTREGNTVVLAQRTPSRPKREALAERAQTIQTRWGLPAPKWLRVFKPLNPTLTRPSGP from the coding sequence ATGGCCACGAGCAAAACCCCCGTCCTCCCCGAAGTCAATTTTTCCGACTGGGGCGACATCCGCTACCTGCACCTGGGCACCGAATGGGTTCAGGGCTCGATGAAGATCGATGCGCCGTTCGAGATCGAGCTCGAATACGTGCAGCGCATGATGGCCTGGCTGCTGTTTGCAGACCCGAAAAGCGTGGCCAGCCGCCATGCCATGCAGCTGGGCCTCGGCGCGGCCACGCTCACCAAGTTTTCGCGCAAGACCTTGCGCATGCGCACCAGCGCGGTCGAACTGAACCCGCAGGTGGTGTCTGCGTGCCGCGGCTGGTTCAAGCTGCCGGCCGACGACCCGAAGCTGCGCGTGGTCATTGCCGATGCGGCGCTTGAAATCCGCAAGCCCGAGTGGCACGGCACGGTCGACGCATTGCAGGTTGACCTGTACGACCATGAGGCTGCCGCGCCGGTGCTCGACAGCGAAGACTTTTATGCCGATTGCCGTGCGTTGCTTACCGAAGACGGCTGCATGACGGTCAATCTGTTCGGCCGATCGTCGAGCTACGAACGCAGCCTCGAGAAAATTGCCGGCGCGTTCGGCGCCGATGCCGTGTGGGCCTTCAAGCCGACGCGCGAAGGCAACACGGTGGTGCTGGCGCAGCGCACGCCAAGCCGTCCGAAGCGCGAAGCCCTTGCCGAGCGCGCCCAAACGATCCAGACTCGATGGGGCCTGCCCGCACCTAAATGGCTGCGTGTGTTCAAACCGCTGAATCCCACTCTCACCCGACCTTCCGGCCCATGA
- a CDS encoding SDR family oxidoreductase — translation MDLGIAGKTALVCGASKGLGYGCAEALVREGVNVVIVARGAEALEAAAAKLVAAAAGSPAPFVKHVAADITTEAGRAAVFALRHEFDIVVTNAGGPPPGDFRNWDREAWIKAVDANMLTPIELIKATVDGMAKRGFGRIVNITSSSVKSPIDILGLSNGARSGLTGFVAGVARTAIAAQGVTINNLLPGSFDTDRLKGTMAGTAQKTGQDFDTVWEARKKNIPAKRFGTPAEFGAICAFLCSMQAGYMTGQNVLADGGAYPGTY, via the coding sequence ATGGATCTGGGCATTGCAGGCAAGACCGCGCTGGTTTGCGGCGCGAGCAAGGGGCTTGGCTATGGCTGCGCCGAAGCGCTGGTGCGCGAAGGCGTGAACGTGGTGATCGTGGCGCGCGGCGCCGAGGCGCTCGAAGCGGCGGCTGCAAAGCTGGTTGCGGCGGCAGCGGGCTCGCCGGCGCCTTTCGTCAAGCACGTGGCAGCGGACATCACCACCGAGGCAGGCCGCGCGGCCGTGTTCGCGCTCCGCCATGAGTTCGACATTGTGGTGACCAATGCCGGCGGCCCGCCGCCAGGTGACTTCCGCAACTGGGACCGGGAAGCCTGGATCAAGGCGGTCGACGCTAACATGCTCACGCCCATCGAGCTCATCAAGGCCACGGTCGACGGCATGGCCAAGCGCGGCTTCGGGCGCATCGTCAACATCACCTCCAGCTCGGTGAAGTCGCCCATCGACATCCTGGGCCTTTCGAACGGCGCGCGCAGCGGCCTCACGGGCTTTGTGGCAGGTGTGGCACGCACGGCCATTGCGGCGCAGGGCGTGACCATCAACAACCTGCTGCCCGGCTCGTTCGACACAGACCGCCTCAAGGGCACGATGGCCGGTACGGCCCAGAAGACCGGCCAGGACTTCGACACCGTGTGGGAAGCCCGCAAGAAGAACATCCCGGCCAAGCGCTTCGGCACGCCGGCCGAGTTTGGCGCCATCTGCGCCTTTCTCTGCAGCATGCAGGCAGGCTACATGACCGGGCAGAACGTACTGGCCGACGGCGGGGCTTATCCAGGCACCTACTGA
- a CDS encoding tripartite tricarboxylate transporter permease, whose translation MELFEHLSMGFGVAFTFTNLLYCLAGCVLGTLIGVLPGIGPVATIAMLLPATYALPPVSALIMLAGIYYGAQYGGSTTAILVNLPGESSSVVTVIDGYQMARKGRAGPALAAAGLGSFFAGCVGTLILAAFAPPLTELAFKFGPAEYFSLMILGLIGAVVLASGSLLKAIAMIVLGLLLGLVGTDVNSGVARYSFDVPELTDGIGFVAIAMGVFGYGEIIANLSRPDDEREVFTAKVSGLFPTKEDFKRMIPAVLRGTALGSSLGILPGGGALLSAFAAYTIEKKTKLHPGEVPFGKGNIRGVAAPEAANNAGAQTSFIPLLTLGIPPNAVMALMVGAMTIHNIQPGPQVMTSNPELFWGLIASMWLGNAMLIILNLPLIGMWIKLLTVPYKFLFPAIVLFCAIGVYSTNNNTWDIWMVGVFGFVGYTFFKLGCEPAPLLLGFILGPMMEENLRRSLLLSRGDWSVFVTRPISLGLLLAAALLLVIVLLPAVKAKREEAFVED comes from the coding sequence ATGGAATTGTTTGAACACCTCTCGATGGGTTTTGGCGTTGCCTTTACCTTCACGAACCTGCTGTACTGCCTGGCCGGCTGTGTCCTGGGCACGCTGATCGGCGTGCTGCCGGGCATTGGCCCCGTTGCGACCATCGCAATGCTGCTGCCCGCCACGTATGCACTGCCGCCCGTTTCGGCGCTGATCATGCTGGCCGGCATTTACTACGGTGCGCAATACGGCGGCTCGACCACCGCCATCCTGGTGAACCTGCCGGGCGAATCGTCCTCGGTGGTGACCGTGATCGACGGTTACCAGATGGCGCGCAAGGGCCGTGCAGGTCCGGCGCTTGCCGCAGCGGGCCTGGGCTCGTTCTTTGCCGGTTGCGTGGGCACGCTCATCCTGGCTGCCTTTGCACCGCCGCTGACCGAACTGGCCTTCAAGTTCGGCCCGGCTGAATACTTCTCGCTGATGATCCTGGGCCTGATCGGCGCCGTGGTGCTGGCTTCGGGCTCGTTGCTCAAGGCAATCGCCATGATCGTGCTGGGCCTTCTGCTGGGCCTGGTGGGCACCGACGTGAACTCCGGCGTTGCACGCTACAGCTTCGACGTTCCCGAACTGACCGACGGCATCGGCTTCGTGGCCATTGCCATGGGTGTGTTCGGCTACGGCGAAATCATTGCCAACCTTTCGCGCCCCGACGACGAGCGTGAAGTGTTCACGGCCAAGGTCTCGGGCCTGTTCCCGACCAAGGAAGACTTCAAGCGCATGATCCCCGCTGTGCTGCGCGGCACGGCACTGGGCTCGTCGCTCGGCATCCTGCCGGGTGGCGGTGCGTTGCTGTCGGCCTTTGCGGCCTACACGATCGAGAAGAAGACCAAGCTGCACCCGGGCGAAGTGCCCTTCGGCAAGGGCAACATCCGCGGCGTGGCAGCACCCGAGGCGGCCAACAATGCCGGCGCGCAAACTTCCTTCATTCCGCTGCTGACGCTGGGTATTCCGCCCAACGCGGTGATGGCGCTGATGGTGGGCGCAATGACCATCCACAACATCCAGCCGGGCCCGCAGGTGATGACCAGCAACCCGGAGTTGTTCTGGGGCCTGATCGCCTCGATGTGGCTTGGCAATGCGATGCTGATCATCTTGAATCTGCCGCTCATCGGCATGTGGATCAAGCTCTTGACGGTGCCATACAAGTTCCTGTTCCCCGCCATCGTGTTGTTCTGCGCCATTGGCGTGTACTCCACGAACAACAACACGTGGGACATCTGGATGGTCGGTGTCTTCGGCTTCGTGGGCTACACCTTCTTCAAGCTGGGTTGCGAGCCTGCACCGTTGCTGCTGGGCTTCATCCTCGGGCCGATGATGGAAGAAAACCTGCGCCGCTCGCTGCTGCTCTCGCGCGGTGACTGGAGCGTTTTCGTCACCCGTCCGATCTCGCTTGGACTGCTGCTTGCCGCTGCGTTGCTGCTGGTGATCGTGCTGTTGCCGGCGGTGAAGGCGAAGCGCGAAGAGGCTTTCGTCGAAGACTGA
- a CDS encoding DMT family transporter, which produces MTKSAVQTGIPSAHSGAKSIAPGLILASLGAIAFSGKAIIVKLAYRHGVDAVTLIMLRMLFALPLFAVMAWWAGRGKPSLTFRDWLGVIGLGFSGYYLASFLDFAGLAYISASFERLILYLNPTLVLLFGWLLYGRRATRPQVLGMIVSYAGVLLVFGHELWTGGGGKGGGAAAWGAFLVFLSAVSYAGYLVYSGEFVKRLGSLRLVGLATTVACVLCILQFVLTRPMSVAMQVAPEVIWLSVLNATLCTAVPVLMVMMAIERIGPAMAAQTGMIGPLSTILMGVVILGEPFTAWIAAGTLLVIAGIFVFTRTGR; this is translated from the coding sequence ATGACCAAGTCCGCCGTACAGACCGGCATTCCCTCCGCGCACAGCGGCGCAAAGAGCATTGCGCCCGGCCTCATCCTCGCTTCGCTGGGCGCCATCGCGTTCAGCGGCAAGGCCATCATCGTCAAGCTGGCGTACCGCCATGGGGTGGATGCCGTCACGCTGATCATGCTGCGCATGCTCTTTGCGCTGCCGCTCTTCGCGGTCATGGCGTGGTGGGCAGGTCGCGGCAAGCCTTCGCTCACGTTTCGCGACTGGCTGGGGGTGATCGGGCTCGGCTTCTCGGGCTACTACCTTGCAAGCTTTCTCGACTTTGCGGGGCTCGCCTACATCTCGGCCAGCTTTGAGCGGCTGATTCTTTATCTCAACCCCACGCTGGTGCTGCTGTTCGGCTGGCTCCTGTACGGGCGGCGCGCCACACGGCCGCAGGTGCTGGGCATGATCGTGAGCTACGCCGGCGTGCTGCTGGTCTTCGGGCATGAGCTCTGGACCGGCGGTGGCGGCAAGGGCGGCGGGGCGGCAGCCTGGGGCGCCTTTCTGGTGTTTTTGAGCGCGGTGAGCTATGCGGGCTATCTGGTCTACAGCGGCGAGTTCGTCAAGCGGCTCGGCTCGCTGCGGCTCGTGGGCCTGGCCACCACCGTGGCCTGCGTGCTGTGCATCTTGCAGTTTGTGCTCACGCGGCCCATGAGCGTTGCAATGCAAGTGGCGCCCGAGGTTATCTGGCTCTCGGTGCTGAACGCCACGCTGTGCACGGCGGTGCCTGTCCTGATGGTCATGATGGCCATCGAGCGCATCGGTCCTGCCATGGCTGCGCAAACCGGCATGATCGGGCCTCTTTCGACCATCCTGATGGGGGTGGTCATACTCGGCGAGCCGTTCACCGCGTGGATCGCGGCCGGCACGTTGCTCGTGATCGCGGGCATCTTCGTTTTCACACGCACGGGGCGCTAG